A single region of the Silene latifolia isolate original U9 population chromosome 8, ASM4854445v1, whole genome shotgun sequence genome encodes:
- the LOC141595029 gene encoding uncharacterized protein LOC141595029 — protein sequence MEWNELRKKYCCHPALISYLELTWWHKIHMFGKCFTNLVLHFGNTTTSRVESAHAQLKMWLGSAELTLDSIWKRADVMIHGQHIEIRKTLEDSISKTVVTNMYYGNIFSMLNGRVSAIAIEAMLVEYNRGTDLGYYLEENCGCTLWTTHKLLCACRLHTVFHEGKRIHPDDLHVFWSRLAYTDSRHRRSRHNDVMEDLFDKVRASHHSVQRDVIESLFTKLYPKDEVIEEPEIKDTRRGRPRKSNTRNKSAFEHSRRSYPSTTTSNGEGAFNPEGDGHCGFWVMSHAKTGNQKNYLEMRKQLMVELQQLIYMTIYYGERSSACRRIKWAHHKPCQKPNWMEANDLHGFATLFNWTICFVNVQLNLRGDRVWTVSNTYLPLRPVPGGRAPYGILWILFTGNHFVRLRMDDNCAMPPISNQWINNRHDDVAYYEKIYTERLDLGWQFVFSGIMFNSFT from the exons ATGGAGTGGAATGAGTTGCGGAAAAAATATTGTTGTCATCCTGCACTTATCAGTTATCTTGAGTTGACTTGGTGGCATAAAATCCATATGTTTGGCAAATGCTTTACTAATTTGGTGCTTCATTTTGGCAACACAACTACGTCTAGAGTTGAGTCCGCTCATGCTCAATTGAAGATGTGGTTAGGATCAGCTGAACTTACTCTTGACAGTATATGGAAACGGGCTGATGTTATGATTCACGGGCAACATATTGAAATTCGTAAGACGCTGGAAGATTCTATAAGCAAGACAGTTGTTACTAATATGTATTATGGGAATATATTTTCAATGTTGAATGGAAGAGTTTCGGCGATCGCCATTGAAGCAATGTTAGTGGAATATAATCGTGGGACtgatttgggttattatttggaggaGAATTGTGGTTGCACATTATGGACGACCCATAAGTTATTGTGTGCTTGTCGGTTACATACAGTTTTCCACGAAGGTAAAAGAATTCATCCTGATGATTTACATGTGTTTTGGTCACGGTTAGCCTACACGGACTCCCGTCATCGGCGTTCTCGCCATAATGATGTGATGGAGGACCTTTTCGATAAAGTTCGGGCTTCCCACCATTCGGTCCAAAGAGATGTAATTGAGTCATTGTTCACTAAGTTGTATCCTAAGGACGAGGTTATTGAGGAACCTGAAATAAAAGATACACGTCGTGGTCGTCCAAGGAAGTCCAATACCCGTAATAAATCTGCTTTCGAACATTCCAGACGTAGTTACCCGAGTACGACAACCAGTAACGGTGAAG GAGCTTTTAACCCGGAGGGTGATGGTCATTGTGGTTTTTGGGTTATGTCGCATGCAAAAACAGGAAATCAAAAAAATTATCTCGAGATGCGAAAACAGTTGATGGTGGAGTTGCAACAGTTAATCTATATGACTATCTACTACGGTGAGCGAAGCAGTGCTTGTAGACGAATCAAATGGGCTCATCATAAACCATGTCAAAAGCCAAATTGGATGGAAGCCAATGATTTGCATGGTTTTGCAACATTGTTCAACTGGACAATATGTTTCGTGAATGTCCAACTTAACCTACGCGGTGATCGTGTATGGACCGTTTCTAATACATACCTACCTCTACGACCAGTTCCAGGTGGCAGGGCCCCGTATGGTATTCTATGGATTCTTTTTACAGGTAATCATTTTGTTCGTCTACGCATGGATGATAATTGTGCCATGCCTCCCATCAGCAATCAGTGGATCAATAATCGGCATGATGACGTCGCGTATTATGAAAAAATTTATACTGAAAGACTTGATTTGGGGTGGCAATTTGTATTTTCGGGTATTATGTTTAACTCGTTTACTTAG